A genomic stretch from Haloarchaeobius amylolyticus includes:
- a CDS encoding ZIP family metal transporter, whose product MPGLVAAIEQQFTAWFGHSALLWGLVGGVVIAAMNMLGALLVFVWDDPSERALDAALGFAAGVMLSASYTSLILPGIELAGGRLLPVVVGFFAGVALLDRADEWVPHVHVAITGRKRLEGRGDDARVASVLLFIVAITLHNMPEGLAVGVGFGSAAIDPGATLDGQSALGNALSLMLAIGIQNIPEGLAVSIAAINAGLGKRFYAAFAGIRAGLVEIPLALFGALAVSLAEPILPYAMGFAAGGMLFVISDEIVPETHARGHERVATIGTMVGVMVMLSLDVALG is encoded by the coding sequence ATGCCGGGACTCGTCGCCGCCATCGAACAGCAGTTCACCGCGTGGTTCGGCCACAGCGCCCTGCTCTGGGGGCTGGTCGGCGGCGTCGTCATCGCGGCGATGAACATGCTCGGCGCGCTGCTCGTCTTCGTCTGGGACGACCCGTCCGAGCGCGCCCTCGACGCGGCCCTCGGGTTCGCCGCCGGCGTGATGCTCTCGGCGAGTTACACGAGCCTCATCCTGCCGGGCATCGAACTCGCCGGCGGGCGCCTCCTGCCGGTCGTCGTCGGCTTCTTCGCCGGCGTGGCGCTGCTCGACCGGGCCGACGAGTGGGTGCCCCACGTCCACGTCGCCATCACGGGCAGGAAGCGACTGGAGGGTCGCGGCGACGACGCCCGGGTCGCGTCCGTCCTGCTGTTCATCGTCGCCATCACGCTGCACAACATGCCCGAGGGGCTGGCGGTCGGGGTCGGCTTCGGCTCCGCGGCCATCGACCCGGGCGCGACCCTCGACGGCCAGAGCGCGCTGGGCAACGCGCTCTCGCTCATGCTCGCCATCGGCATCCAGAACATCCCCGAGGGGCTGGCGGTGTCCATCGCGGCCATCAACGCCGGGCTCGGCAAGCGTTTCTACGCCGCCTTCGCCGGCATCCGGGCCGGCCTCGTCGAGATTCCGCTCGCGCTGTTCGGCGCGCTGGCGGTGTCGCTCGCCGAGCCGATCCTCCCCTACGCGATGGGCTTCGCGGCCGGCGGGATGCTGTTCGTCATCAGCGACGAGATCGTCCCCGAGACCCACGCCCGCGGGCACGAACGCGTCGCGACCATCGGGACGATGGTCGGCGTGATGGTGATGCTCTCGCTCGACGTGGCGCTCGGGTGA
- a CDS encoding aldo/keto reductase — MPVQNQADTFDIGGEYTVKRLGFGAMRLTGEDIIGRPEDEAYAHEVLQRAVDLGVDMIDTADSYGPGVSERLIGEALDTTRDDLVVATKGGLLRNREGEWLPMGDPDYLRNAHLCSLDRLGVESIDLYQYHRPDPDTDFEESMQALAALKDDGVVDHVGVSNVTVEQLDTAREVVDVATVQNRYNVAYRDEADVLEACEDYGIGFIPWYPLAAGDLDSVGDALDDVADAHDASHQQIALAWLLHRSDVTLPIPGTSSIEHLEENVAASAIELTDDEVSRLTAAGE, encoded by the coding sequence ATGCCAGTCCAGAACCAGGCGGATACCTTCGACATCGGCGGCGAGTACACGGTCAAGCGACTCGGGTTCGGCGCGATGCGGCTCACGGGCGAGGACATCATCGGTCGGCCCGAGGACGAGGCGTACGCACACGAGGTCCTCCAGCGCGCGGTCGACCTCGGCGTGGACATGATAGACACCGCGGACTCCTACGGCCCGGGCGTCTCCGAGCGCCTCATCGGGGAGGCGCTGGACACGACACGCGACGACCTCGTCGTGGCGACGAAGGGCGGCCTCCTCCGGAACCGCGAGGGCGAGTGGCTCCCGATGGGCGACCCGGACTACCTCCGGAACGCGCACCTCTGCTCGCTCGACCGCCTCGGCGTCGAGAGCATCGACCTCTACCAGTACCACCGGCCCGACCCGGACACCGACTTCGAGGAATCGATGCAGGCGCTCGCCGCACTCAAGGACGACGGGGTCGTCGACCACGTCGGCGTGAGCAACGTCACGGTCGAGCAACTCGACACGGCCCGCGAGGTCGTCGACGTCGCGACGGTACAGAACCGCTACAACGTCGCCTATCGCGACGAGGCCGACGTCCTCGAGGCCTGCGAGGACTACGGTATCGGCTTCATCCCGTGGTACCCGCTGGCCGCGGGCGACCTCGACTCGGTCGGCGACGCTCTCGACGACGTGGCCGACGCCCACGACGCCTCCCACCAGCAGATCGCGCTGGCGTGGCTGCTGCACCGCTCCGACGTGACCCTCCCGATTCCGGGCACGTCGAGCATCGAGCACTTAGAGGAGAACGTCGCCGCGTCGGCCATCGAACTCACCGACGACGAGGTGTCGCGGCTCACCGCGGCCGGCGAGTAG
- a CDS encoding oxidoreductase gives MSKWTRDDMPAQRGKVVVVTGANSGLGYEATKTFAEKGATVVLACRSVEKGERAVREIQQSVPDADLDVRECDLASLESVRVFTEAFQEDYDELHVLCNNAGVMAIPRQETRDGFEMQFGVNHLGHFALTGHLLDALHQTEGETRVVTQSSGLHERGRIDFDDLHGEDDYDEWDAYAQSKLANVLFAYEFDRLLDEADIENVLSVACHPGYAATNLQRRGPEQSGSTLRLWMMKVANAVMAQSAAQGALPMLYAATAYDVAGGEYVGPGGFMDMRGSPEKQRSSDRSYDVATAERLWDVSEDLTGVEYDFGVRATLDRDRDR, from the coding sequence ATGAGCAAGTGGACGCGAGACGACATGCCCGCCCAGCGCGGCAAGGTCGTCGTCGTGACGGGGGCGAACAGTGGGCTCGGCTACGAGGCGACGAAGACCTTCGCCGAGAAGGGTGCGACGGTCGTGCTGGCCTGCCGGAGCGTCGAGAAGGGCGAACGGGCGGTCCGGGAGATCCAGCAGTCGGTCCCGGACGCGGACCTCGACGTGCGCGAGTGCGACCTCGCGTCGCTGGAATCGGTCCGCGTCTTCACGGAGGCCTTCCAGGAGGACTACGACGAACTCCACGTCCTCTGCAACAACGCCGGCGTGATGGCCATCCCCCGGCAGGAGACGCGAGACGGCTTCGAGATGCAGTTCGGCGTGAACCACCTCGGGCACTTCGCGCTGACCGGTCACCTCCTCGACGCACTCCACCAGACCGAGGGCGAGACGCGCGTCGTCACCCAGTCCAGTGGCCTGCACGAGCGCGGCCGCATCGACTTCGACGACCTCCACGGCGAGGACGACTACGACGAATGGGACGCCTACGCCCAGAGCAAGTTGGCGAACGTCCTGTTCGCCTACGAGTTCGACCGCCTGCTCGACGAGGCCGACATCGAGAACGTCCTCAGCGTGGCCTGTCACCCCGGCTACGCGGCCACGAACCTCCAGCGCCGCGGCCCCGAGCAGTCGGGCTCCACCCTGCGGCTCTGGATGATGAAGGTCGCGAACGCGGTCATGGCGCAGTCGGCGGCGCAGGGGGCGCTCCCGATGCTGTACGCCGCGACGGCCTACGACGTGGCCGGCGGCGAGTACGTCGGGCCGGGCGGGTTCATGGACATGCGCGGGTCCCCGGAGAAGCAACGCTCCAGCGACCGCTCCTACGACGTGGCGACCGCAGAACGCCTCTGGGACGTCTCGGAGGACCTCACCGGCGTCGAGTACGACTTCGGCGTCCGGGCGACGCTCGACCGCGACCGGGACCGGTAG
- a CDS encoding plastocyanin/azurin family copper-binding protein produces MTGGDRSTQHRTSTIGRRQFVGALGAAGLVSTAGCLGGVLGTGEPTESIDATYGWIGETADTEPAKEPDHTVTLSIRPREQGPPEFFFEPTGLAIESGDVVKFVAASPDHAVNAFHTDFGRTPRVPEGTPGLTSPMLKPGSYWLYEFETTGVYDLVCTPHETFGMVMRVVVEEATGPGASQATAEQTGQLRPPMEAAVRVLNDEALAPDAILDAGRVSWEDLAAESKAPAGGGDHGGE; encoded by the coding sequence ATGACAGGGGGAGACCGCTCGACACAGCACCGCACATCGACCATCGGGCGCCGACAGTTCGTCGGCGCACTCGGGGCGGCCGGCCTCGTCTCGACCGCCGGCTGCCTCGGCGGCGTCCTCGGGACCGGCGAGCCGACCGAGAGCATCGACGCGACCTACGGCTGGATCGGCGAGACCGCCGACACCGAGCCCGCGAAGGAGCCCGACCACACCGTGACGCTCTCGATCCGACCCCGCGAGCAGGGCCCGCCGGAGTTCTTCTTCGAGCCGACCGGCCTCGCCATCGAGTCGGGTGACGTCGTCAAGTTCGTCGCGGCCTCGCCGGACCACGCCGTCAACGCGTTCCACACCGACTTCGGCCGGACGCCCCGCGTCCCCGAGGGCACCCCCGGGCTGACCTCACCCATGCTGAAGCCCGGCTCGTACTGGCTCTACGAGTTCGAGACCACCGGCGTGTACGACCTCGTCTGCACGCCCCACGAGACCTTCGGCATGGTCATGCGCGTCGTCGTCGAGGAGGCGACCGGCCCCGGTGCGTCGCAGGCGACCGCCGAGCAGACCGGCCAGCTCCGCCCGCCGATGGAGGCCGCCGTCCGCGTCCTCAACGACGAGGCGCTGGCGCCCGACGCCATCCTCGACGCCGGCCGCGTCTCCTGGGAGGACCTCGCCGCCGAGAGCAAGGCCCCCGCCGGGGGCGGCGACCACGGCGGCGAGTAG
- a CDS encoding FAD-dependent oxidoreductase: protein MTDPFVVVGGDAAGLSAASKCKREDPDREVVVFEKGSWVSYAHCGMPYFVKGEVESLDRLLSLSPEDVADRGIDLRRNHEVLSVDTDAKTVTVRGRHDETFEQPYGDLLVATGAHAVTSPIDGADCEGAFTMHGLDSAARTRAFLLDPDVDAVADVGGEPYVDEEEVRHYGAMEPPESVAIVGGGYVGVEMAEAFSAHDLDVHLFQRSEHVLKPFGEAVADRVEDHLREQGVTLHLKSEVEGIRSDADGRVEAIAFDGQAIAVEMALVGIGIRPNTGIVEGTPVELGDSGAIAVDDYGRTNVESVYAAGDVAEMRHAVTGEPDWVPLGLTANRAGRAIGQTVAGGPDADPEPVGDIAGTAVVKAFEQECGRTGIVDLDAAREHGFDPVSETITSRSRSGYYPGAAETTVTLVADRTSGRLLGGTIVGTDRAAIRIDVLAMALEQDATVAELERTDLAYAPPFAPVWDPILTAAKVLRGSM from the coding sequence ATGACGGACCCGTTCGTCGTCGTCGGTGGTGACGCCGCCGGCCTCAGCGCCGCGAGCAAGTGCAAACGCGAGGACCCCGACCGCGAGGTGGTGGTCTTCGAGAAGGGCTCGTGGGTGTCCTACGCCCACTGCGGGATGCCGTACTTCGTGAAGGGCGAGGTGGAATCGCTGGACCGCTTGCTCTCGCTCTCGCCCGAGGACGTGGCCGACCGCGGCATCGACCTGCGACGGAACCACGAGGTGCTGTCGGTCGACACGGACGCGAAGACCGTGACCGTCCGGGGGCGCCACGACGAGACGTTCGAACAGCCCTACGGCGACCTGCTCGTCGCCACCGGGGCCCACGCCGTCACGAGCCCCATCGATGGCGCGGACTGCGAGGGCGCGTTCACGATGCACGGCCTCGACTCGGCGGCCCGGACGCGGGCGTTCCTGCTGGACCCCGACGTCGACGCCGTGGCCGACGTGGGCGGTGAGCCGTACGTCGACGAGGAGGAGGTGCGCCACTACGGCGCCATGGAGCCGCCGGAATCGGTCGCCATCGTCGGCGGGGGCTACGTCGGCGTCGAGATGGCGGAGGCGTTCTCGGCGCACGACCTCGACGTCCACCTGTTCCAGCGGAGCGAGCACGTCCTGAAGCCCTTCGGGGAGGCGGTCGCCGACCGCGTCGAGGACCACCTGCGCGAGCAGGGCGTCACCCTGCACCTGAAGAGCGAGGTCGAGGGCATCCGGAGCGACGCCGACGGCCGGGTCGAGGCCATCGCCTTCGACGGGCAGGCCATCGCGGTCGAGATGGCGCTGGTCGGTATCGGCATCCGCCCGAACACGGGTATCGTGGAAGGGACACCGGTCGAACTCGGTGACTCCGGGGCCATCGCGGTCGACGACTACGGTCGGACGAACGTCGAATCGGTCTACGCGGCCGGCGACGTGGCCGAGATGCGCCACGCCGTCACGGGCGAGCCGGACTGGGTGCCCCTCGGCCTCACGGCGAACCGGGCCGGGCGCGCCATCGGCCAGACCGTCGCGGGTGGCCCCGACGCCGACCCCGAGCCGGTCGGCGACATCGCGGGGACCGCGGTGGTCAAGGCGTTCGAGCAGGAGTGCGGCCGGACGGGCATCGTCGACCTCGACGCCGCCCGCGAGCACGGCTTCGACCCGGTGTCCGAGACCATCACGTCCCGGTCGCGCTCGGGCTACTACCCCGGGGCGGCCGAGACGACCGTCACGCTCGTCGCTGACCGCACCTCCGGGCGCTTGCTCGGCGGGACCATCGTCGGCACCGACCGGGCCGCCATCCGCATCGACGTCCTCGCGATGGCGCTGGAGCAGGACGCGACGGTCGCCGAACTCGAACGGACCGACCTCGCCTACGCCCCGCCGTTCGCCCCGGTCTGGGACCCCATCCTGACCGCGGCGAAGGTGCTCCGCGGTTCCATGTGA
- a CDS encoding class I SAM-dependent methyltransferase, with protein sequence MATLATDAERDAFAERLLGAMAGAFDVFAIYIGDTLGFYHALAGDSPLTAAELAAETDTHDRYVREWCEQQTVSGILAVDDPAKPAEERRYSLPPAHVEILTDLESERFLAPFAQLFVGAATPISAVVEAFRTGEGVPREAYGDDYREGQGRLNRPAYLDLLGREWLQALPDVDARLHLEDARVADVCCGHGFAAIGVADTYPTVHVDAFDTDGRAVESARRHVAEFGLVDRVDVQQADVADLTTDEPYDLVLAFECVHELADPVGALSAMRDLAGEHGSVLVMDRRVGDGFGDELEYDWLTYGWSVLHCLPVGLAEQPSAGTGAVMRPDTLRFYADEAGFERVEVLPIEHERYRFYRLYP encoded by the coding sequence ATGGCAACCCTGGCCACAGATGCGGAGCGCGACGCGTTCGCGGAACGGCTCCTCGGAGCCATGGCCGGCGCGTTCGACGTCTTCGCCATCTACATCGGCGACACCCTCGGGTTCTACCACGCCCTCGCCGGTGACTCCCCCCTGACCGCCGCCGAACTGGCGGCCGAGACCGACACCCACGACCGGTACGTCCGCGAGTGGTGCGAACAGCAGACCGTCTCCGGCATCCTCGCCGTCGACGACCCGGCGAAACCCGCCGAGGAGCGCCGGTACTCGCTGCCCCCGGCCCACGTCGAGATACTCACCGACCTGGAGAGCGAGCGCTTCCTGGCCCCCTTCGCCCAGCTGTTCGTCGGCGCGGCGACCCCCATCTCGGCCGTCGTCGAGGCGTTCCGGACGGGCGAGGGCGTCCCCCGCGAGGCCTACGGCGACGACTACCGCGAGGGGCAGGGCCGGCTGAACCGCCCGGCGTACCTCGACCTCCTCGGCCGGGAGTGGCTCCAGGCCCTCCCGGACGTGGACGCGCGCCTCCACCTCGAGGACGCCCGCGTCGCCGACGTCTGCTGCGGGCACGGGTTCGCGGCCATCGGCGTCGCCGACACCTACCCGACGGTCCACGTCGACGCGTTCGACACCGACGGGCGCGCCGTCGAATCGGCGCGGCGACACGTCGCCGAGTTCGGCCTCGTCGACCGCGTCGACGTCCAGCAGGCCGACGTGGCCGACCTGACGACCGACGAGCCCTACGACCTCGTCCTCGCGTTCGAGTGCGTCCACGAACTCGCGGACCCGGTCGGCGCGCTCTCGGCGATGCGCGACCTCGCCGGCGAGCACGGCTCCGTCCTCGTGATGGACCGCCGGGTCGGCGACGGCTTCGGGGACGAACTGGAGTACGACTGGCTCACCTACGGCTGGAGCGTGCTGCACTGCCTGCCCGTGGGGCTGGCCGAACAGCCCTCCGCGGGGACCGGCGCGGTCATGCGTCCCGACACCCTGCGCTTCTACGCCGACGAGGCCGGCTTCGAGCGCGTCGAGGTGCTCCCCATCGAACACGAGCGCTACCGCTTCTACCGGCTGTATCCCTGA
- a CDS encoding haloacid dehalogenase type II, whose product MSFDASQVSTVTFDSYSTLVDVEAAEEALAARVDDPEPVSRLWRARSLEYTFVGNQVDVYKPFYAVNRDALTYALEAHDVDVSADEREEILSVYHELDVFDDVRDGVERLRDAGYDTYVLSNGNPEMLDSMVEHANIGDLLDGVISAHEVETFKPDAELYRHAAGRTGTPIDQIAHVTAGWFDVLGAQHAGMQGVWVDRKDTPWEPFGADPDLTVTGFEALVSRLG is encoded by the coding sequence ATGAGCTTCGACGCATCCCAGGTGTCGACGGTCACGTTCGACTCCTACAGCACGCTCGTGGACGTGGAGGCCGCAGAGGAGGCCCTGGCCGCCCGCGTCGACGACCCGGAGCCGGTCTCGCGGCTGTGGCGCGCCCGGTCGCTCGAGTACACCTTCGTCGGCAACCAGGTCGACGTGTACAAGCCGTTCTACGCGGTGAACCGGGACGCCCTGACGTACGCGCTGGAGGCCCACGACGTCGACGTCTCGGCGGACGAACGCGAGGAGATACTGTCGGTGTACCACGAACTGGACGTCTTCGACGACGTGCGCGACGGCGTCGAACGCCTGCGAGACGCCGGTTACGACACATACGTCCTCTCGAACGGGAACCCCGAGATGCTGGACTCGATGGTCGAGCACGCGAACATCGGCGACCTGCTCGACGGCGTCATCAGCGCCCACGAGGTGGAGACGTTCAAACCCGACGCCGAGTTGTACCGCCACGCCGCCGGGCGGACCGGGACGCCCATCGACCAGATCGCGCACGTCACGGCGGGCTGGTTCGACGTGCTCGGCGCCCAGCACGCCGGGATGCAGGGCGTCTGGGTCGACAGGAAGGACACCCCCTGGGAACCCTTCGGTGCCGACCCGGACCTGACGGTGACGGGGTTCGAGGCACTGGTGTCCCGGCTCGGGTAG
- a CDS encoding aldo/keto reductase yields MEYTRLGDTGLEVSRLCLGCMNFGTGQPWMNHDREQSLAVIDRAREHGINFFDTANIYSTGESEEILGEAIQEYDRSELAIATKVYFPMGDGPNQGGLSRKHVLDQAEASLDRLGTDYIDLYQIHRWDDETPISETLSALDHLVEEGVVRYVGASSMPAWKFTKALYEADVANHERFVSMQCEYNLVDRHEEANVLPACRDQGIGVIPWSPLAGGFLSGKYERGEEPEEGRAASDEYTRERFTEDGWAVLDVVRDLADQKDATPTQVSLAWLLHRELVDAPIVGAKSVDHLDEDVGALDVDLTDEEMARLEEPITPVWNRDIGDV; encoded by the coding sequence ATGGAGTACACACGACTCGGAGACACCGGTCTCGAGGTCTCCCGGCTCTGTCTCGGCTGCATGAACTTCGGCACCGGGCAGCCGTGGATGAACCACGACCGCGAGCAGTCACTGGCCGTCATCGACCGCGCTCGAGAGCACGGTATCAACTTCTTCGACACCGCCAACATCTACTCGACGGGCGAGAGCGAGGAGATCCTCGGCGAGGCCATCCAGGAGTACGACCGCTCCGAGCTGGCCATCGCGACGAAGGTCTACTTCCCGATGGGCGACGGCCCGAACCAGGGCGGCCTCTCGCGCAAGCACGTCCTCGACCAGGCCGAGGCGAGCCTCGACCGGCTGGGCACGGACTACATCGACCTCTACCAGATACACCGCTGGGACGACGAGACACCGATTTCGGAGACGCTCTCGGCGCTGGACCACCTCGTCGAGGAGGGGGTCGTCCGGTACGTCGGCGCGAGTTCGATGCCGGCCTGGAAGTTCACGAAGGCGCTGTACGAGGCCGACGTGGCGAACCACGAGCGCTTCGTCTCGATGCAGTGCGAGTACAACCTCGTCGACCGCCACGAGGAGGCGAACGTCCTGCCCGCCTGCCGGGACCAGGGTATCGGCGTCATCCCGTGGTCGCCCCTCGCCGGTGGCTTCCTCTCGGGCAAGTACGAGCGCGGCGAGGAGCCCGAGGAGGGCCGCGCCGCGAGCGACGAGTACACCCGCGAGCGGTTCACCGAGGACGGCTGGGCCGTCCTCGACGTGGTCCGCGACCTGGCCGACCAGAAGGACGCGACGCCGACGCAGGTCAGCCTCGCGTGGCTGTTGCACAGGGAACTCGTCGACGCCCCCATCGTCGGCGCGAAGTCGGTCGACCACCTCGACGAGGACGTTGGCGCGCTCGACGTCGACCTGACCGACGAGGAGATGGCACGCCTCGAGGAACCCATCACGCCGGTCTGGAACCGGGACATCGGCGACGTATGA
- a CDS encoding alpha/beta fold hydrolase, translating into MTRTDEFVTVDGTELHYSAWGDPDDPVVVCVHGLSRNGRDFDPLASELADDYRVLCPDMPGRGLSEWADDPDTGYTWPALRDTVLGFCDALDLDEFRYVGTSMGALLGITLASTALDGRVTHLVCNDIGPVLTQADDGVDRIESYLTNPPVCETVTDLEDWYRETYATSNEKTDAQWRRFTLTSMRRRDDGLVTRDYDERIVTPLLRGEDDVSDAEAWRRWESLECPVFVVWGRESDILHEATVEEMLERRPETEVLELDCGHPPGLNVAAQIAPIRRFLAG; encoded by the coding sequence ATGACCAGAACCGACGAGTTCGTCACCGTCGACGGCACCGAACTCCACTACTCGGCGTGGGGCGACCCCGACGACCCCGTCGTCGTCTGCGTCCACGGCCTCTCCCGGAACGGCCGGGACTTCGACCCACTCGCCAGCGAGCTGGCCGACGATTACCGCGTCCTCTGCCCGGACATGCCCGGCCGCGGCCTGAGCGAGTGGGCCGACGACCCCGACACCGGGTACACCTGGCCGGCACTGCGGGACACGGTCCTCGGTTTCTGTGACGCGCTCGACCTCGACGAGTTCCGGTACGTCGGCACCTCGATGGGAGCACTGCTGGGCATCACGCTGGCGAGTACGGCCCTCGACGGCCGGGTCACCCACCTCGTCTGCAACGACATCGGGCCGGTCCTCACGCAGGCCGACGACGGGGTCGACCGCATCGAGTCGTACCTGACGAACCCGCCGGTCTGCGAGACGGTCACCGACCTGGAGGACTGGTACCGCGAGACCTACGCGACATCGAACGAGAAGACCGACGCCCAGTGGCGCCGGTTCACCCTCACGAGCATGCGCCGGCGCGACGACGGCCTGGTCACCCGGGACTACGACGAGCGCATCGTCACGCCGCTGCTCCGGGGCGAGGACGACGTGTCCGACGCCGAGGCGTGGCGGCGCTGGGAGTCGCTGGAGTGTCCGGTGTTCGTGGTCTGGGGGCGCGAGTCCGACATCCTGCACGAGGCGACCGTCGAGGAGATGCTGGAGCGCCGGCCCGAGACGGAGGTGCTGGAACTCGACTGCGGGCATCCCCCGGGGCTGAACGTCGCGGCCCAGATCGCCCCGATTCGGCGGTTCCTCGCGGGGTGA
- a CDS encoding twin-arginine translocation signal domain-containing protein — protein MQPSRRDVLRFAGTAAGLAATAGCLSFGTGQSGYQLLAHDLEDSLARQYLIPDPTDVRAETRVDYTSERKSGYVETLLDTGSVTALQWPLTEYEYWGDHARPRPAFLRHEGTFYHVRVAETMVDRDRWVFGFERADEPDGDAAVAMEPFGSLSDADRRVVEAALDAIYAGSDGFLGTPDFDEQPVVQFHDGLDPAASDLVPEPPFDFVEYAEDYYRPFTDQRTVTVPERTFSLEAVGDSWAAIEEYVESTVPDARFSEVSLSSAARDVLDTAVDPEEVRGYLEDPPLSDGLSSVLGALGIEDHLRPYDEYETRTVYPGAVAEYRGTWYEFELQVEV, from the coding sequence ATGCAGCCCTCACGCCGCGACGTCCTCCGCTTCGCCGGCACCGCCGCGGGCCTGGCCGCGACCGCCGGCTGTCTCAGTTTCGGTACCGGCCAGTCGGGCTACCAGCTCCTCGCCCACGACCTCGAGGACTCGCTCGCCCGGCAGTACCTGATCCCGGACCCGACCGACGTCCGGGCCGAGACGCGGGTCGACTACACGAGCGAGCGCAAGTCCGGGTACGTCGAGACGCTCCTCGACACGGGCAGCGTCACGGCCCTCCAGTGGCCCCTCACGGAGTACGAGTACTGGGGCGACCACGCCCGGCCGCGACCCGCCTTCCTCCGGCACGAGGGCACCTTCTACCACGTCCGCGTCGCGGAGACGATGGTCGACCGCGACCGCTGGGTGTTCGGGTTCGAACGGGCCGACGAGCCCGACGGCGACGCCGCGGTCGCGATGGAGCCCTTCGGGTCGCTCTCGGACGCCGACCGTCGCGTGGTCGAGGCGGCGCTCGACGCCATCTACGCCGGCAGCGACGGCTTCCTCGGCACGCCCGACTTCGACGAGCAGCCGGTCGTCCAGTTCCACGACGGGCTGGACCCGGCCGCCAGCGACCTGGTGCCAGAGCCACCCTTCGACTTCGTCGAGTACGCCGAGGACTACTACCGGCCGTTCACCGACCAGCGGACCGTGACGGTACCCGAGCGCACCTTCTCGCTCGAGGCCGTCGGCGACTCGTGGGCCGCCATCGAGGAGTACGTCGAATCGACCGTCCCGGACGCCCGGTTCTCCGAGGTGTCGCTGTCGAGTGCCGCGAGGGACGTGCTCGACACCGCCGTCGACCCGGAGGAGGTCCGGGGCTACCTCGAAGACCCGCCGCTCTCGGACGGGCTGTCGAGCGTGCTCGGGGCGCTCGGCATCGAGGACCACCTCCGCCCCTACGACGAGTACGAGACGCGCACCGTCTACCCCGGCGCGGTCGCCGAGTATCGCGGGACGTGGTACGAGTTCGAGTTGCAGGTCGAGGTGTAG
- a CDS encoding MBL fold metallo-hydrolase: MQLRFLGGAGEIGRSAILVDDSLLLDFGMASGNPPQYPVDQPTPDAVVVSHGHLDHVGTIPALLSGDARPPVHWTPPTAELTQVLGRDTLKLNGGTYDCPFTEAELKRLTEVSWTHAYGVPFEAAGYEVTFFNAGHIPGSAHVLVDDGDTRLLYSGDFHTENQRLLAGSRDRPDADVVITEATYADTHRDPRPEIEKRFAESLKTTIWEGGTVVVPAFGIGRTQEIMCVCAAHDIDCYVDGMGTRVTDIFRRYPSFLRDPDELKRASGHARFVTGRDGQRKRIAKQNTVIITTSGMLHGGPAMTYVPEIRDHPVNKIAFTGYQVEGTPGHQALEHGRAEIDGRVMPISAQTEQYDFSAHADADALREFLDSYRDTPVLVNHGDDCAGFAAELREEGFEAAAPELGSTVEV, translated from the coding sequence ATGCAGCTACGGTTCCTCGGCGGTGCGGGCGAGATCGGGCGCAGCGCCATCCTCGTGGACGACTCGCTGTTGCTCGACTTCGGGATGGCCTCGGGCAACCCCCCGCAGTACCCCGTCGACCAGCCGACGCCGGACGCGGTGGTCGTGAGCCACGGCCACCTCGACCACGTCGGTACCATCCCGGCCCTGCTCTCTGGCGACGCGCGCCCGCCGGTCCACTGGACGCCGCCGACCGCCGAACTCACGCAGGTCCTCGGGCGGGACACGCTGAAGCTCAACGGCGGCACCTACGACTGCCCGTTCACCGAGGCCGAGCTGAAGCGACTCACCGAGGTCTCGTGGACCCACGCCTACGGCGTCCCCTTCGAAGCCGCCGGCTACGAGGTGACGTTCTTCAACGCGGGCCACATCCCCGGCAGCGCCCACGTGCTGGTCGACGACGGCGACACCCGGTTGCTGTACTCCGGCGACTTCCACACCGAGAACCAGCGCCTCCTCGCCGGCTCGCGCGACCGGCCCGACGCCGACGTGGTCATCACCGAGGCGACCTACGCCGACACCCACCGCGACCCCCGCCCGGAGATAGAGAAACGGTTCGCCGAGAGCCTGAAGACGACCATCTGGGAGGGCGGGACCGTCGTCGTCCCCGCCTTCGGCATCGGTCGGACCCAGGAGATAATGTGCGTCTGTGCGGCCCATGACATCGACTGCTACGTCGACGGGATGGGGACGCGCGTCACCGACATCTTCCGGCGGTACCCGTCGTTCCTGCGCGACCCCGACGAACTGAAACGCGCCAGCGGCCACGCCCGGTTCGTCACCGGCCGGGACGGCCAGCGAAAGCGCATCGCGAAGCAGAACACGGTCATCATCACGACCTCGGGGATGCTCCACGGCGGGCCCGCGATGACCTACGTCCCGGAGATCCGCGACCACCCGGTGAACAAGATAGCTTTTACTGGATATCAGGTCGAGGGCACGCCGGGCCACCAGGCGCTCGAACACGGCCGGGCGGAGATCGACGGGCGGGTCATGCCCATCTCCGCCCAGACCGAGCAGTACGACTTCTCGGCCCACGCCGACGCGGACGCCCTGCGCGAGTTCCTCGACTCGTACCGGGACACCCCGGTCCTCGTGAACCACGGCGACGACTGCGCCGGGTTCGCCGCGGAGTTGCGCGAAGAGGGGTTCGAGGCGGCCGCGCCGGAGTTAGGTTCGACCGTCGAGGTCTGA